A genomic window from Carassius gibelio isolate Cgi1373 ecotype wild population from Czech Republic chromosome A11, carGib1.2-hapl.c, whole genome shotgun sequence includes:
- the LOC128022216 gene encoding transmembrane protein 169, which yields MSEGASGDITGLELEGATGTEETPVNTLQRSAEEEGTTTRRKKKKKKKEIVYRSDLEVEDAGEGTSADVDGSFSPGLYEDEEDIPPDSRYVTLAGTITRGKRKGQMVDIYMTLTDKELRDIARSKERLDAECDGAAEAKQKPCALGVSQGPHVLLWSLSCSPFVFFLSFITLFYYGTLTWYNVFLVYNEERSFLHKITVCPLLILLYPVLIMTLCVCMGVYAALTQLSWVFGEWWLAVRDLEKGFCGWICGKLGLEDCAPYNVVELLDSDTLSGTLQDKRMEDAENTSTL from the exons ATGAGTGAAGGGGCATCTGGAGACATCACTGGTCTGGAGCTGGAGGGAGCGACTGGGACAGAGGAGACCCCAGTGAACACGCTCCAGAGGTCAGCAGAGGAGGAGGGAACCACCACCAggaggaaaaagaagaagaaaaagaaagagattgTCTACCGCTCTGACCTGGAGGTGGAGGATGCTGGGGAGGGAACCTCGGCAGATGTGGACGGAAGCTTTAGTCCTGGACTTTACGAAg ATGAAGAGGATATCCCTCCTGACAGCCGTTACGTGACCCTGGCTGGCACCATCACACGGGGAAAGCGGAAAGGCCAAATGGTAGACATCTATATGACGCTTACAGACAAAGAGCTGAGAGACATTGCACGCTCCAAAGAGCGTCTAGATGCAGAATGTGATGGGGCTGCAGAAGCCAAGCAAAAACCCTGCGCGCTGGGGGTCAGCCAGGGCCCTCATGTTCTCCTCTGGAGCCTTTCCTGCTCTCCATTCGTCTTCTTTCTCTCCTTCATCACATTGTTTTACTATGGAACGCTCACCTGGTACAATGTCTTCCTGGTTTACAATGAGGAACGCAGCTTTTTGCACAAAATCACGGTGTGTCCCTTGCTCATTCTGTTATACCCAGTGCTGATCATGACGTTGTGTGTTTGTATGGGGGTGTATGCCGCCTTGACCCAGCTCTCCTGGGTTTTTGGAGAATGGTGGCTGGCGGTGAGGGACCTGGAGAAGGGCTTCTGTGGGTGGATTTGTGGGAAGCTGGGGTTGGAGGACTGCGCCCCATACAATGTGGTTGAGCTGCTGGACTCTGACACTCTGTCCGGGACCCTCCAGGATAAGAGGATGGAAGATGCTGAGAACACTTCTACTTTGTGA